A genomic window from Pseudomonas argentinensis includes:
- a CDS encoding ATPase, whose amino-acid sequence MRNDAHDEFDDVPSLTPDRRDQDDFEPEPQPYARNGAASRTAKAPRAASTGPLWALVGALSIALAGLGWWSFQQISLMEQQLVATQESFARISEEAAGRIQDISGKVVAAESNVTTGSEALRLQVRQLENKVAELGKQQQAAGGQQSGQDKRIEQLVADLKAQQGDAGQYADSLKTLGSGQDALKSELAALKTELASLKSSQGDAGKLAAQVKSLAGDVEALKKAGNSNAAVERLEQDMLVLKSQLDNRPAASSGSSTAEFDAYRAQTTRSINTLQAQIQNLQQQIDAR is encoded by the coding sequence ATGCGTAACGATGCCCATGACGAATTCGATGACGTACCCAGCCTGACCCCGGACCGCCGCGATCAGGACGATTTCGAACCCGAGCCGCAGCCCTACGCCCGTAACGGCGCGGCTTCGCGTACGGCCAAGGCGCCACGCGCGGCGAGCACCGGACCGCTGTGGGCGCTGGTCGGTGCCCTGAGCATCGCCCTGGCGGGCCTGGGCTGGTGGAGCTTCCAGCAGATCAGCCTGATGGAGCAGCAACTGGTGGCGACCCAGGAAAGCTTCGCGCGTATCAGCGAGGAAGCGGCCGGACGTATTCAGGATATTTCCGGCAAGGTGGTGGCGGCCGAATCCAACGTCACCACCGGCAGCGAGGCGCTGCGCCTGCAGGTGCGTCAACTGGAGAACAAGGTCGCCGAACTGGGCAAGCAGCAGCAGGCGGCGGGCGGCCAGCAGAGCGGGCAGGACAAGCGCATCGAGCAGCTGGTCGCCGACCTCAAGGCCCAGCAGGGCGATGCCGGCCAGTACGCCGACAGCCTGAAGACCTTGGGCAGCGGCCAGGACGCACTCAAAAGCGAGCTGGCCGCGCTGAAAACCGAACTGGCTTCGCTGAAGAGCAGCCAGGGCGACGCCGGCAAGCTGGCTGCTCAGGTCAAGAGCCTGGCGGGTGATGTCGAGGCGCTGAAAAAAGCCGGTAATTCCAACGCGGCAGTCGAGCGTCTGGAACAGGACATGCTGGTACTCAAGAGCCAGCTGGACAACCGCCCGGCTGCCAGCAGCGGCAGCAGCACCGCCGAGTTCGACGCCTACCGCGCGCAGACCACCCGTAGCATCAATACGCTGCAGGCGCAGATACAGAACCTGCAGCAGCAGATCGACGCTCGCTGA
- a CDS encoding NAD-dependent epimerase/dehydratase family protein produces MKILVTGASGFIGGRFARFALEQGLDVRVTGRREEAFEHLVRRGAQFMPGDLADPELALALCSDVEAVVHCAGAVGVWGRYQYFHQGNVVLTENVIEACLKRGVRRLVHLSSPSIYFDGRDHLGLREDQVPKRFSSHYARTKFLAEQRLFGAQEFGLEVLALRPRFVTGAGDVSIFPRLIALQRKGRLAIIGNGLNKVDFTSVHNLSDALFGALLAAGPALGKAYNISNGAPLPLWDVVNYVLRQLELPPVTRHVPVALARSLAVASEGVCSLLPGRPEPALTRLAVDVMSRDFSLDISQAREHLDYQASHGLWPALDEFCRWWRAQG; encoded by the coding sequence ATGAAGATTCTGGTCACCGGAGCAAGCGGGTTCATTGGCGGGCGTTTCGCGCGGTTCGCCCTCGAACAGGGCCTGGACGTGCGCGTCACCGGCCGCCGCGAGGAGGCGTTCGAGCACCTGGTCCGCCGCGGCGCGCAGTTCATGCCCGGCGATCTGGCCGACCCCGAACTGGCGCTGGCGCTGTGCAGCGACGTCGAGGCCGTGGTGCACTGCGCCGGCGCCGTCGGCGTGTGGGGCCGTTACCAGTACTTTCACCAGGGCAACGTGGTGCTTACCGAGAACGTCATCGAGGCCTGCCTCAAACGCGGGGTGCGCCGCCTGGTGCACCTGTCCTCGCCGTCGATCTATTTCGATGGCCGCGATCACCTCGGCCTGCGCGAAGACCAAGTGCCCAAACGCTTCTCCAGCCATTACGCGCGCACCAAGTTTCTCGCCGAACAGCGCCTGTTCGGTGCCCAGGAGTTCGGCCTGGAAGTGCTGGCGCTGCGGCCGCGCTTCGTGACCGGCGCGGGGGACGTGAGCATCTTCCCGCGGCTGATCGCCCTGCAGCGCAAAGGCCGCCTGGCGATCATCGGCAACGGTCTGAACAAGGTCGACTTCACCAGCGTGCACAACCTCAGCGATGCCCTGTTCGGCGCCTTGCTGGCCGCCGGGCCGGCGCTCGGCAAGGCCTACAACATCAGCAATGGCGCGCCGCTGCCGCTATGGGACGTGGTCAATTACGTGCTGCGCCAGCTGGAGTTGCCGCCGGTCACCCGCCATGTTCCGGTGGCCCTGGCGCGCAGCCTGGCCGTTGCCAGCGAGGGCGTGTGCAGCCTGCTGCCCGGGCGCCCCGAGCCCGCGCTGACCCGCCTGGCGGTGGATGTGATGAGCCGCGATTTTTCCCTGGATATCAGCCAGGCACGCGAGCACCTGGACTACCAGGCAAGCCATGGCCTGTGGCCGGCCCTGGACGAGTTCTGCCGCTGGTGGCGGGCGCAGGGCTAG
- a CDS encoding LysR family transcriptional regulator ArgP, with the protein MLDYKLLAALAAVVEQAGFERGAQVLGLSQSAVSQRIKLLEARIGQPVLLRAMPPTPTDIGRRLLNHVQQVRLLERDLQQQVPSLEADGQTQRLRIAVNADSLATWWGRAVAEFCASHRVLLELVVEDQEVGLKRMRAGDVAACVCAAERPVSGARSLALGAMRYRAMASPAFIARHFPDGVSAERIGQVPAIVFGPDDQLQHRYLSELGLSGSFLHHLCPSSEGFLRLTAEGLGWGMVPEPQMAEAMARGELVELLPERPIDVPLYWHHWRNGGELLDQLTRHLQRHAGDYLVPLP; encoded by the coding sequence TTGCTCGATTACAAGTTGCTGGCCGCTCTTGCCGCGGTCGTCGAACAGGCCGGTTTCGAACGTGGGGCCCAGGTGCTCGGCCTGTCGCAGTCGGCCGTATCCCAGCGCATCAAGCTGCTGGAGGCACGCATCGGCCAGCCGGTGCTGCTGCGCGCCATGCCGCCGACGCCCACCGATATCGGCCGGCGGCTGCTCAACCATGTTCAGCAGGTGCGCCTGCTCGAGCGCGACCTGCAGCAGCAGGTGCCAAGCCTGGAGGCGGATGGGCAAACCCAGCGCCTGCGCATCGCCGTCAATGCCGACAGCCTGGCGACCTGGTGGGGCAGGGCGGTGGCGGAGTTCTGCGCCAGCCATCGGGTGCTGCTGGAACTGGTGGTCGAGGATCAGGAGGTGGGCCTCAAGCGCATGCGTGCTGGCGATGTGGCCGCCTGCGTGTGCGCCGCGGAGCGCCCGGTATCCGGCGCGCGCAGCCTGGCGCTGGGCGCCATGCGCTACCGGGCCATGGCCAGCCCGGCATTTATTGCCCGGCATTTTCCCGATGGGGTGAGTGCCGAGCGCATCGGTCAGGTGCCGGCCATCGTGTTCGGCCCGGATGACCAGTTGCAGCATCGTTATCTGAGCGAGCTTGGCCTGTCGGGCAGCTTCCTGCATCACCTGTGCCCGTCGTCCGAGGGCTTCCTGCGCCTGACCGCCGAAGGCCTGGGCTGGGGCATGGTGCCCGAGCCGCAGATGGCCGAGGCGATGGCCCGCGGCGAGCTGGTCGAACTGCTCCCGGAGCGGCCCATCGACGTACCCCTATACTGGCACCACTGGCGCAACGGCGGCGAGTTGCTCGACCAGCTCACCCGGCACCTGCAGCGCCATGCCGGTGATTACCTGGTGCCGCTGCCGTGA
- a CDS encoding LysE/ArgO family amino acid transporter codes for MWQSYTNGLAITAGLIIALGAQNAFVLAQSLRREHHLPVALLCIICDALLISAGVFGLATLLLQSEWLLGVARWGGAAFLIWYGAQALRRACRPAGLQAETGAPRSLRAVLLATLAVTLLNPHVYLDTVLLIGSLGAQQAVPPAYAAGAASASLLWFLCLALGAAWLAPWLARPLTWRIIDLVVAAMMFAIAWQLIASPL; via the coding sequence ATGTGGCAGAGCTACACCAACGGCCTGGCGATCACCGCCGGCCTGATCATCGCCCTCGGCGCCCAGAACGCTTTCGTGCTCGCCCAGAGCCTGCGCCGCGAGCATCACCTGCCCGTGGCGCTGCTGTGCATCATCTGTGACGCGCTGTTGATCAGCGCTGGCGTGTTCGGCCTGGCCACCCTGCTGCTGCAGAGCGAATGGCTGCTCGGGGTCGCCCGCTGGGGCGGCGCGGCGTTTCTGATCTGGTACGGCGCCCAGGCGCTGCGGCGCGCCTGCCGCCCGGCCGGCCTGCAGGCCGAGACGGGGGCGCCGCGCTCGTTGCGCGCGGTATTGCTGGCGACCCTGGCGGTCACCCTGCTCAACCCCCACGTGTACCTGGATACCGTGCTGCTGATCGGCTCCCTCGGCGCCCAGCAAGCCGTGCCGCCTGCCTACGCGGCCGGCGCGGCCAGCGCCTCGCTGCTGTGGTTCCTGTGCCTGGCCCTCGGCGCCGCCTGGCTGGCGCCCTGGCTGGCCCGCCCGCTGACCTGGCGGATCATCGACCTGGTGGTCGCGGCCATGATGTTCGCCATCGCCTGGCAACTGATCGCCAGCCCGCTGTAA
- a CDS encoding EamA family transporter, whose amino-acid sequence METGVFLMVIAAAALHAGWNALLKIGLDRFLTASLIQIGAGIVALLALPFVAVPAAAAWPWIILSALLHIGYNLFLSRAYQHGDLGQVYPLSRGSSPLLVAALSVLLLGEVLPSGQWLGLGVLVGGIWLMAMRGGHGRPRSSLLINALLTALFIAGYTLADASGARANGDPLSYSAWLFAVNGLVMALVMLGSVPVSRTAALKWKQTLGQRGPAIISALGPHWRAGLLGGAMSMLAYSIAIWAMTLAPVALVSALRETSVVFALLIGRLWLKESLPPLRAVACLIIVAGVAMMKLS is encoded by the coding sequence GTGGAAACAGGCGTCTTTCTCATGGTCATCGCCGCCGCGGCCCTGCACGCCGGCTGGAACGCGCTGCTCAAGATCGGCCTGGATCGCTTCCTCACCGCCTCGCTGATCCAGATCGGCGCCGGCATCGTCGCCCTTCTCGCCCTGCCCTTCGTGGCCGTGCCGGCCGCCGCGGCCTGGCCATGGATCATCCTCTCGGCGCTGCTGCATATCGGCTACAACCTGTTCTTGAGCCGCGCCTACCAGCATGGCGACCTCGGCCAGGTCTACCCCCTCTCCCGCGGCAGCTCGCCGCTGCTGGTGGCCGCATTGTCGGTACTGCTGCTTGGCGAGGTGCTGCCCTCCGGCCAGTGGCTGGGCCTTGGCGTGCTGGTCGGCGGCATCTGGCTGATGGCGATGCGCGGCGGTCATGGCCGCCCCCGCAGCAGCCTGCTGATCAATGCCCTGCTGACCGCGCTGTTCATCGCCGGCTACACCCTGGCCGACGCCAGCGGCGCCCGCGCCAATGGCGACCCGCTGTCGTATTCGGCATGGCTGTTCGCGGTCAACGGCCTGGTGATGGCCCTGGTGATGCTAGGGTCTGTTCCCGTTTCACGCACGGCCGCACTGAAATGGAAACAGACCCTAGGCCAGCGCGGCCCAGCCATTATCTCGGCGCTCGGCCCGCACTGGCGCGCCGGCCTGCTCGGCGGCGCCATGTCCATGCTGGCCTACAGCATCGCCATCTGGGCCATGACCCTGGCGCCGGTGGCACTGGTTTCGGCGCTGCGTGAAACCAGCGTGGTGTTCGCCCTGCTGATCGGCCGGCTGTGGCTCAAGGAAAGCCTGCCGCCGCTGCGCGCCGTGGCCTGCCTGATCATTGTCGCCGGCGTGGCGATGATGAAGCTGAGCTGA
- a CDS encoding superoxide dismutase → MAFELPPLPYAHDALQPHISKETLEFHHDKHHNTYVVNLNNLVPGTEFEGKSLEEIVKTSSGGIFNNAAQVWNHTFYWNCLSPNGGGQPTGELAAAIDKAFGSFDAFKEEFSKVSIGTFGSGWGWLVKKADGSLALASTIGAGCPLTSGDTPLLTCDVWEHAYYIDYRNVRPKYVEAFWNLVNWDFVAKNFAA, encoded by the coding sequence ATGGCTTTCGAATTGCCGCCGCTGCCGTACGCACACGATGCCCTGCAGCCGCACATCTCCAAGGAAACCCTGGAGTTCCACCACGACAAGCACCACAACACCTATGTCGTGAACCTGAACAACCTGGTGCCCGGCACCGAGTTCGAAGGCAAGAGCCTGGAAGAGATCGTCAAGACGTCCTCCGGCGGCATCTTCAACAACGCCGCCCAGGTGTGGAACCACACCTTCTACTGGAACTGCCTGAGCCCCAACGGCGGCGGCCAGCCCACCGGCGAACTGGCGGCGGCCATCGACAAGGCCTTCGGTTCCTTCGACGCATTCAAGGAAGAGTTCAGCAAGGTCAGCATCGGCACCTTCGGTTCCGGCTGGGGCTGGCTGGTGAAGAAGGCTGACGGCTCCCTGGCCCTGGCCAGCACCATCGGCGCCGGCTGCCCGCTGACCAGCGGCGACACCCCGCTGCTGACCTGCGACGTCTGGGAACACGCCTACTACATCGACTACCGTAACGTGCGTCCGAAGTATGTCGAGGCGTTCTGGAACCTGGTCAACTGGGACTTCGTGGCGAAGAATTTCGCTGCCTGA
- a CDS encoding ISL3 family transposase: MRDINTFLPFWEGFSVVTIKPDGDALQIELIPHATRFPSCGGCQKPCSTTHEYCERTIRDLPILGRAVRLSVLLRRVGCRDCGKRMEAVSWLDRYARMTRRLAEAVIQACERLPTLHVAQMFGLHWDTVRLLERRALQAALSVLPKAQPRRLVMDEFALFKGHRYASVVLDADTRRVLWIGEGRSRAAVRPFFEELGPEGCARIEAVAMDMNTAFDLEVRQHCLNARVVYDLFHVVAKYGREVIDRVRVDEANRLRHDKPARKVIKQARWLLLRNPQNLKAPEQQVRLEDLLAANQALMTVYLMKAELKTLWTPSTAWAWRSAWKQWLRHAQESELPALIQFAKRLKTYWRGIISRVRWPMHTGQLEGINNRIKVIKRMAYGYRDSEFFFMKIKSVFPGNP; the protein is encoded by the coding sequence ATGCGCGATATTAATACTTTCCTTCCTTTTTGGGAGGGCTTTTCTGTCGTCACGATCAAGCCTGATGGCGACGCGCTTCAGATCGAACTGATTCCCCACGCCACCCGATTCCCTTCCTGTGGCGGCTGCCAAAAGCCCTGTTCAACCACTCATGAGTATTGCGAACGAACCATTCGCGATCTGCCGATTCTCGGCCGTGCGGTGCGCCTCAGCGTGTTGCTCAGGCGGGTGGGCTGTCGTGACTGCGGCAAGCGCATGGAGGCTGTCAGTTGGCTGGACCGCTATGCCCGCATGACGCGCCGCTTAGCCGAGGCAGTCATTCAAGCCTGCGAGCGCCTTCCCACGCTACACGTGGCTCAGATGTTCGGGCTGCATTGGGACACCGTTCGGTTGCTGGAGCGTCGAGCCTTGCAAGCGGCGTTGAGCGTTTTGCCAAAGGCGCAACCGCGACGCCTAGTGATGGACGAGTTCGCCCTTTTCAAAGGTCATCGTTACGCCAGTGTGGTGCTGGATGCGGATACCCGGCGAGTGCTGTGGATCGGTGAAGGCCGCAGCCGAGCGGCAGTCAGGCCTTTCTTCGAAGAACTGGGGCCAGAGGGTTGTGCTCGAATCGAAGCGGTGGCGATGGACATGAACACTGCTTTTGACCTGGAGGTTCGTCAGCACTGTCTCAACGCGAGAGTGGTCTACGACCTCTTCCATGTGGTGGCCAAATATGGCCGAGAGGTGATTGATCGGGTCCGCGTCGACGAGGCTAACCGGTTGCGCCACGACAAGCCTGCCCGCAAGGTCATCAAGCAGGCGCGATGGCTATTGCTGCGCAATCCGCAGAACTTGAAAGCGCCGGAACAACAGGTCCGTCTGGAGGACCTGCTGGCCGCCAACCAAGCGTTGATGACGGTCTATTTGATGAAGGCTGAACTCAAAACACTCTGGACGCCGAGTACTGCCTGGGCCTGGCGATCGGCCTGGAAGCAATGGCTGCGCCATGCCCAGGAAAGCGAACTACCGGCTCTGATCCAGTTCGCCAAACGACTAAAGACTTACTGGCGGGGCATCATCAGCCGGGTTCGCTGGCCGATGCACACCGGTCAGTTGGAAGGAATAAACAATCGAATAAAGGTGATCAAGCGGATGGCGTACGGTTACCGGGATAGCGAATTCTTTTTCATGAAGATCAAGAGCGTCTTTCCCGGCAATCCGTGA
- a CDS encoding putative bifunctional diguanylate cyclase/phosphodiesterase produces the protein MKLELKHSLSVKLLRVVLLSALAVGVVLSLGQIVFDIYKTRHSITSDSQRILGMFRDPSTQAVYSLDREMGMQVVEGLFQHESVRQASIGHPGEQMLAEKSRPLANLPLRWLTDPILGEEQHFTTRLAGREPYNEYYGDLNITLDTALYGESFLTNSVIIFISGVLRALAMGLVLYLVYYWLLTKPLAKIIEHLSNINPDRPSENKLPMLAGNEKNELGLWINTANGLLASIERNTHLRREAENSLQRMSQYDFLTSLPNRLQLQQQLEQILEDAGRLQRRVAVLCVGLDDFKGINEQFSYQTGDQLLLALSDRLRSHSGRLGALARLGGDQFALVQADIEQPYEAAELAQSVLDDLETPFTLDDHQVQLRATIGITLFPEDGDSPEKLLQKAEQTMTLAKSRSRNRYQFYIASVDSEMRRRRELEKDLRDALALNQLHVVYQPQISYLNQRVVGVEALLRWQHPQHGFVGPDLFIPLAEQNGSIIAIGEWVLDQTCRQLREWHDQGYGDLRMAVNLSTVQLHHAELPRVVNNLMQMYRLPARSLELEVTETGLMEDISTAAQHLLSLRRSGALIAIDDFGTGYSSLSYLKSLPLDKIKIDKSFVQDLLDDEDDATIVRAIIQLGKSLGMQVIAEGVETAEQEAYIIAQGCHEGQGYYYSRPLPARELTQYLKQSSRSQRRIKPATL, from the coding sequence TTGAAGCTGGAACTCAAGCACAGCTTGTCCGTGAAACTGCTGCGCGTGGTGCTGTTGTCCGCGCTCGCCGTGGGCGTGGTGCTCAGCCTCGGGCAGATCGTGTTCGACATCTACAAGACGCGCCATTCCATCACCAGCGATTCCCAGCGCATTCTCGGCATGTTCCGCGACCCCTCCACCCAGGCGGTCTACAGCCTGGATCGCGAGATGGGCATGCAGGTGGTCGAAGGCCTGTTCCAACACGAGTCGGTGCGCCAGGCGTCCATCGGCCATCCGGGTGAGCAGATGCTCGCCGAGAAGAGCCGCCCCCTCGCCAACCTGCCCCTGCGCTGGCTGACCGACCCGATCCTCGGCGAGGAGCAGCACTTCACCACCCGCCTGGCCGGCCGCGAGCCGTACAACGAATACTACGGCGACCTGAACATTACCCTGGACACCGCGCTGTACGGGGAAAGCTTTCTCACCAATTCGGTGATCATCTTCATCTCCGGCGTGCTGCGCGCCCTGGCCATGGGCCTAGTGCTGTACCTGGTCTATTACTGGCTGCTGACCAAGCCGCTGGCCAAGATCATCGAGCACCTGAGCAACATCAATCCGGACCGGCCCAGCGAGAACAAGCTGCCGATGCTCGCCGGCAACGAAAAGAACGAGCTGGGCCTGTGGATCAACACCGCCAATGGCCTGCTCGCCTCGATCGAACGCAACACGCACCTGCGCCGCGAGGCGGAAAACAGCCTGCAGCGCATGTCGCAGTACGACTTCCTGACCAGCCTGCCCAACCGCCTGCAACTGCAGCAGCAACTCGAACAGATCCTCGAGGACGCCGGCCGCCTGCAACGCCGCGTGGCGGTACTGTGCGTCGGCCTGGACGACTTCAAGGGCATCAACGAGCAGTTCAGCTACCAGACCGGCGACCAATTGCTGCTGGCGCTGTCCGACCGCCTGCGCAGCCACAGTGGTCGGCTCGGCGCTCTGGCGCGCCTGGGCGGCGATCAGTTCGCCCTGGTCCAGGCCGATATCGAGCAGCCCTACGAGGCCGCCGAACTGGCGCAGAGCGTGCTCGACGACCTCGAAACGCCCTTCACCCTCGACGATCATCAGGTACAGCTGCGCGCCACCATCGGCATCACCCTGTTCCCGGAGGATGGCGACAGCCCCGAGAAGCTGCTGCAGAAGGCCGAACAGACCATGACCCTGGCCAAGAGCCGTTCGCGCAACCGCTACCAGTTCTACATCGCCAGCGTCGACAGCGAGATGCGTCGCCGCCGCGAGCTGGAAAAGGACCTGCGCGACGCCCTGGCGCTGAACCAGTTGCACGTGGTCTACCAGCCGCAGATCAGCTACCTGAACCAGCGCGTGGTCGGTGTCGAGGCACTGCTGCGCTGGCAGCACCCGCAGCACGGCTTCGTCGGCCCGGACCTGTTCATCCCGCTGGCGGAGCAGAACGGCAGCATCATCGCCATTGGCGAGTGGGTACTCGACCAGACCTGCCGCCAGCTGCGCGAATGGCACGACCAGGGCTATGGCGATCTGCGCATGGCGGTCAACCTGTCGACCGTGCAGCTGCACCACGCCGAGCTGCCGCGGGTGGTCAACAACCTGATGCAGATGTATCGCCTGCCGGCGCGCAGCCTTGAGCTGGAGGTCACCGAAACCGGCCTGATGGAGGACATCAGCACCGCCGCCCAGCATCTGCTCAGCCTGCGCCGATCCGGGGCGTTGATCGCCATCGACGACTTCGGTACCGGCTATTCCTCGCTCAGCTACCTGAAGAGCCTGCCGCTGGACAAGATCAAGATCGACAAGAGCTTCGTGCAGGACCTGCTCGACGACGAGGACGACGCCACCATCGTCCGCGCCATCATCCAGCTGGGCAAGAGCCTGGGCATGCAGGTCATCGCCGAAGGCGTGGAAACCGCCGAGCAGGAGGCCTACATCATCGCCCAGGGCTGCCATGAAGGTCAGGGCTACTACTACAGCCGGCCGCTGCCGGCCCGCGAGCTGACCCAGTACCTCAAGCAGTCCAGCCGCTCGCAGCGGCGCATCAAACCGGCCACGCTTTAA
- a CDS encoding imelysin family protein: MIRMPLASASLLTIAIALAGCGEDKAPANQAAAPAAQATGSSAPAAAGAFDEAAAQAVVKHYADMASAVFEDAASTAKKLQSAVDALLATPNDETLKAAREAWLAARVPYMQSEVFRFGNTIVDDWEGQVNAWPLDEGLIDYVDADYQHALGNPAAGANIIAHTEIQVGEDKVDVTEITPDLLASLNELGGSEANVATGYHAIEFLLWGQDLNGTGPGAGERPATDYVVGEGATGGHNERRRAYLKAATELLVADLDEMAGQWKAGVADNYRATLEGESAENGLRKMLFGMGSLSLGELAGERMKVALEANSTEDEHDCFSDITHNSHYYNGLGIRNVYLGEYKKVDGSTLSGPSLSSLVAKADAATDGTVKADLEATQAKLQALVDSADKGAHFDQLIAADNAQGQQLVRDAIAALVKQTGAIEQAAGKLGISDLNPDTADHEF; the protein is encoded by the coding sequence ATGATTCGTATGCCCCTGGCCTCTGCCAGCCTGCTGACCATCGCCATTGCCCTCGCGGGCTGCGGCGAAGACAAGGCGCCTGCCAACCAAGCCGCCGCCCCGGCTGCGCAAGCGACCGGCAGCAGCGCACCAGCAGCAGCCGGCGCCTTCGACGAAGCCGCTGCACAGGCCGTGGTCAAGCACTACGCGGATATGGCATCCGCCGTGTTCGAGGACGCCGCCAGCACCGCCAAGAAGCTGCAGAGCGCCGTCGATGCCCTGCTCGCCACCCCCAACGACGAAACCCTGAAAGCCGCCCGCGAAGCCTGGCTGGCCGCCCGCGTACCCTACATGCAGAGCGAGGTGTTCCGTTTCGGCAACACCATCGTCGACGACTGGGAAGGCCAGGTTAACGCATGGCCCCTGGACGAAGGCCTGATCGACTACGTCGACGCCGACTACCAGCACGCCCTGGGCAACCCGGCGGCAGGCGCCAACATCATCGCCCACACCGAGATCCAGGTAGGTGAAGACAAGGTCGACGTCACCGAGATCACCCCGGACCTGCTCGCCAGCCTGAACGAGCTGGGCGGCTCCGAAGCCAACGTCGCCACCGGCTATCACGCCATCGAATTCCTGCTCTGGGGCCAGGACCTGAACGGCACTGGCCCCGGCGCTGGCGAGCGCCCGGCCACCGACTACGTGGTCGGCGAAGGCGCCACCGGCGGCCACAACGAGCGTCGCCGTGCCTACCTGAAAGCCGCCACCGAGCTGCTGGTCGCCGACCTCGACGAAATGGCCGGTCAGTGGAAAGCCGGCGTGGCCGACAACTACCGCGCCACCCTGGAGGGCGAATCCGCCGAGAACGGCCTGCGCAAGATGCTCTTCGGCATGGGCAGCCTGTCCCTCGGCGAACTGGCTGGCGAGCGCATGAAGGTCGCCCTGGAAGCCAACTCCACCGAAGACGAGCACGACTGCTTCAGCGACATCACCCACAACTCCCACTACTACAACGGCCTGGGCATCCGTAACGTCTACCTGGGCGAGTACAAGAAGGTCGACGGCAGTACCCTCAGCGGCCCGAGCCTGTCGTCGCTGGTCGCCAAGGCCGACGCCGCCACCGACGGCACCGTGAAGGCCGACCTGGAGGCCACCCAGGCCAAGCTCCAGGCCCTGGTCGACAGCGCCGACAAGGGCGCGCACTTCGACCAGTTGATCGCCGCCGACAACGCCCAAGGCCAGCAACTGGTGCGCGACGCCATCGCTGCGCTGGTCAAGCAGACCGGTGCCATCGAACAGGCCGCCGGCAAGCTGGGCATCAGCGACCTGAACCCGGATACCGCTGATCACGAGTTCTGA